Within the Maribacter sp. BPC-D8 genome, the region GACTAATCAATTCTTTGCTAGTCGTAGGGTTGTCACTATCTTGTAAGCATATAATTTAGGAATATGTCTGAGGATAAAGAACAACAATTACCAGAGAATTCAGTAGAGGAAAATACTGTAATAGAATCTGCTGAAAATACAGTAGAAGAAACAGTAAATACTACTGAAGAATCAACAGAATTACCAACAGAGCCTTCAACTGAAGCTAACGAAGCTGCAGAAGAAACTGATGTAATGAACGAGATTGACGATTCTAATGCTGAAGACGCTGAAGATACCGATACTGTAAAAAGACATGAAATACCTATGCCAGATTACCATGAAATGAGCATGGAAAATTTGGTGGGCGAATTACAACGATTAGTTAAGAACGAAAAGGTTCAAGCGATAAGAAAACATGTTGACTCCATTAAAGACGAATTCAATCAGAAATTTGATGAGTTTTTAGAAGAAAAGAAAGAAGAATTCATTGCTAACGGCGGTAATGAAATTGATTTTAGATATAATTCTGTAGACAAACAACAGTTCAACGAAGTATACTCAGAATACAGAGACAAGCGTAACCAACATTATAAAAGCTTAGAGAAAAGTCATAAAGAAAATCTTGCCTATAGATTAGATCTTATTGAACAGCTGAAAGCATTGGTTAATGTTGAAGAAGATATAAATACTACATATAACAATTTCAAAGATATACAGGCTAAATGGCGCCATGCTGGAGCTATACCGCGTGCTGATTATAACAATGTTTGGAAAACATACCACCACCACATTGAAATTTTCTATGATTTTTTAAATATTAATAGAGACTTAAGAGATTTAGATTTTAAGCACAACCTTGAAGAAAAAGGTAAAATAGTTGCTAGAGCCGAAGAACTATCGAAAGAACCAGATTTAAATAGAGCCTTTAGAGAACTACAAGTATTACACAAAATCTGGAAAGAAGATTTGGGACCTGTAGGTAAAGACCACAGAGAAGAAATTTGGGACCGTTTTAGTGCAGCAACCAAAATTATCCACGAAAGAAGACAAGATTACTTTAAGAATCTTGATAAAATAAAAGAGGAAAATTTAGAGCGTAAACATGCAATTATTGCTGAGATAAGTACACTTAGTGAAAATGTTTCAAGCAATCATGGTACTCTTCAACAACAGATAAAAAAATTAGAAGAACTTAGAGAAGCTTTTTTCAAGGCAGGTCAAGTACCACAAAAAGTAAATTCTAAAACTTGGAACAGTTTTAAAGGAGCAGTTCGTGTATTCAATCAAAATAAAAATGCTTTTTACAAGAACCTTAAAAAAGACCAACAAGAGAATTTAGATAAAAAAAGAGCTTTATTAGAAATTGCAGTTTCAATAAAGGATAGTGACGATTTTGACGCGACGACTTCAGAAATGAAACGCATTCAAGGACAGTGGAAAAAAATTGGTCATGTTCCAAGAAAGTACTCCGACAAATTATGGAAGGATTTTAAAGCTGCCTGCAATCACTACTTCGACAGATTAAATGCACTTAAAAATGATGCCTTTAAAGAAGAGGAAGCTAATTTTAAACTAAAAGATGAATTCCTTGACCGTCTTAAGGCATTTGAGTTAAGTGGTGACAAAGCTAAAGATTTAGAGGCTATCGAGAAATTTTCTGAAGAATGGAAAACTTATGGCAGAGTTCCTTTCAAAAAGAAAAACATCAATCAGAAGTTCGATAAAATTATAGATGCGCTATATGAAAAATGTGGTGTGAGCAAGCAAGAATCTGAACTGTTGAAATATGGCAACAAAATTCAGCAACTTAGCAATAACGACAATCAAGAACGTGCTATACAGAATGAGCGTGCTTTTATCAGAAAAAAGATAGATGAGAGCAAAGACGAAATTAGACAGTTAGAAAATAACTTACAGTTTTTCTCTAACGCATCAGAAACTAATCCGTTAGTACAAGATGTTATCAAAAGAGTTAACCAACACAAAGAATCATTGGCTGCTTGGAAAGCTAAATTGAAAAAATTAAACATCTTAAAAAATACACTTCTCAAAGAAGACGAGGAAGCAGAGGTTACAGAAGAGCCTACAACCGAAGAATAAGTATTTTTTAATATTGCTGCGCATATAACATTTATATCTT harbors:
- a CDS encoding DUF349 domain-containing protein, whose product is MSEDKEQQLPENSVEENTVIESAENTVEETVNTTEESTELPTEPSTEANEAAEETDVMNEIDDSNAEDAEDTDTVKRHEIPMPDYHEMSMENLVGELQRLVKNEKVQAIRKHVDSIKDEFNQKFDEFLEEKKEEFIANGGNEIDFRYNSVDKQQFNEVYSEYRDKRNQHYKSLEKSHKENLAYRLDLIEQLKALVNVEEDINTTYNNFKDIQAKWRHAGAIPRADYNNVWKTYHHHIEIFYDFLNINRDLRDLDFKHNLEEKGKIVARAEELSKEPDLNRAFRELQVLHKIWKEDLGPVGKDHREEIWDRFSAATKIIHERRQDYFKNLDKIKEENLERKHAIIAEISTLSENVSSNHGTLQQQIKKLEELREAFFKAGQVPQKVNSKTWNSFKGAVRVFNQNKNAFYKNLKKDQQENLDKKRALLEIAVSIKDSDDFDATTSEMKRIQGQWKKIGHVPRKYSDKLWKDFKAACNHYFDRLNALKNDAFKEEEANFKLKDEFLDRLKAFELSGDKAKDLEAIEKFSEEWKTYGRVPFKKKNINQKFDKIIDALYEKCGVSKQESELLKYGNKIQQLSNNDNQERAIQNERAFIRKKIDESKDEIRQLENNLQFFSNASETNPLVQDVIKRVNQHKESLAAWKAKLKKLNILKNTLLKEDEEAEVTEEPTTEE